Proteins from a single region of Pyrus communis chromosome 6, drPyrComm1.1, whole genome shotgun sequence:
- the LOC137737608 gene encoding protein NETWORKED 1A-like, which yields MATMLHSESRRLYSWWWDSHIPKNSKWLQENLTDMDAKVKAMIKLIEEDADSFARRAEMYYKKRPELMKLVEEFYRAYRALAERYDHATVELRQAHRTMAEAFPNQVPYVLADESSSGSSGPDVEPHTPEMPHPVCALFDPDDLHKDALGLSSINSQALKRNGGNSADSDSGISRRGGLKQFIEMFTPGEVPNSSKVAEGMMGQGLNFHEAEDFKQKFQNGVSQLTSENQSLKTQVLSQSERAAKAETEVQSLKKALDEIQSEKDAVLLQYEQSLEKLSKLGRELDDAQRAIGGLDERASKADIETKILKEALVELEAERDAGLLQYNRCLERISNLESKLSFSQWDAKGLNERAVKAETEAQSLKQELSKLEAEKEDCLLQYKQCLEKISALETKISVSEENVRMLNEQIERAQGEVKYLKESLATLEEGKEAAALLYKQCMDTIAKMESEISKAQADAKRLNSEVLIGSAKLKSAEEQCVLLERSNHSLRLEADSLLKKITTKDQELLEKDDQMEKLHILMEEEHLQFVQAEATLQALQKLHSQSQEEQKALALEFKNGLQMLKDLEIREQGMKDDVQRAKEENKSLSELNFSCTVSIKNLQDEIFNIKEMKEKLEQEVAVKSDQSNALQQHILHLEEEIKGLNRRYQAMVKQVESAGLNPECFESSVKDLQNEKSKLEDICTRGKEERELLYEKLKDTGKLSKENDFMGSSLLGLNAELEGLREKVQELQASCQFLQGEKSTLVAEKALLLSQLQVITQNMQALFERNTLLDNSLSVADIELERFRARSNSLEELCQSLNNEKSNLLNERGTLVFQLKDVEERLRNLEKRFTKLEKKYSNLGKEEGSTLSAVEELRGSLHAEKRERASYIRSSEARLAGLENNVHLMQEERKLGKKEFEEELDKALNAQIEIFILQKFIEDLEEKNLSLFIECQRHVEKSKFSSKLISELESENLELQVEEQFLVEEIDKLRLGVRQVLRALQIEPDRQDDKTEPGKVNVLHILNTIKDLKTSLLRSKDEEQQLLVEKSVLLTVLGQLRSEGAEVETEKQFFEQEYEIVINHCSALQNEKHDLLEMTRELRLEVTGKEQKEEILEAELLTLQPKLTNLEDAYGVLQEENSKVLEEKRSLLKELMALKEEKKMLEEDNSANFHEALAFSTLSLVLESFTIEKAAELKSLAKDLNSQFVINNDLKEAVGTLGENLVMKEVENLHLNETVQLLDKELCEAKDLNGELSRQVLVGNDSLKQKTLELSEAEEKLKRTEDLNVELCRTVQELKMEIEESNLVRENCEKEIFELSEDSTNQKKEIKSLCEANEILKNQILCNGIEKEVENLHLNETVRLLHKELHEAKASKDQLNHQILAGKDSLKQKTMELSEVEEKLRKAENLNVELCRTIQEMRMEHEDSKRLRENCEKQILELSNDNSNQKDEIDSLREANETLANEVGILSEVIEEHRTREEYLSSELQERSNDFELWEAEAATFYFDLQVSALREAFLENTVHELTDVCESLKDESAAKSLEVEQMKERVSSLEGEVGGLIGQLSAYVPAVASLRENVASLQHNAVLRSKLLVARNQQDKDVKPPNHPYEKNCQDSIEDQSPLVPDGISELAEVQTMIKEVEKTFVEETERLVMEAFEKAMVEEIESLSTQQSTKTSNSSVEIEELQSKGTLLKEKGSKCEEVKLGKEFTGENRKLQKTKSANGTLMKDIPLDHVSDLSSYGRSWRGTGGADDQMLELWETAEQYCHQDPVASEKENQASARMEDVTASHRFTDSEQMIQNFSSEVEAEKEWGIEKLEASLRRPRHEGKKEKILERLASDAQKLTSLQTIARDLDKKMETSKKGKRANGIEYETVKRHLLEVESAVVQLVETNDQLKKKIEESPSLDEQTSIELEEAGNVRRERVVEEASKGSEKIGRLQFELQNIHYILLKLEDENKKKGRHGFYVSRTGVLLRDFIYSGRSSERRRKGCVCGCMRPSTNGD from the exons ATGGCAACCATGTTACATTCTGAGTCCAGACGATTATATTCTTGGTGGTGGGATAGTCACATTCCAAAGAACTCAAAATGGCTTCAGGAGAATCTTACAG ACATGGATGCCAAAGTCAAAGCAATGATCAAGCTCATTGAAGAAGATGCAGATTCTTTTGCAAGGAGGGCAGAAATGTACTACAAGAAACGCCCGGAGCTCATGAAACTGGTGGAGGAGTTCTATCGAGCTTATCGTGCATTAGCAGAGAGGTACGATCATGCAACTGTGGAGCTGCGCCAGGCTCATCGAACCATGGCAGAAGCATTTCCCAACCAAGTACCTTATGTATTGGCTGATGAATCGTCCTCAGGCTCTTCTGGGCCAGACGTCGAACCTCATACACCAGAAATGCCACATCCAGTTTGTGCCTTATTTGACCCTGATGACTTGCATAAGGATGCATTGGGCCTCTCGTCAATCAATTCACAAGCTTTGAAAAGGAATGGAGGAAACTCAGCAGACTCCGACTCTGGAATAAGCAGAAGAGGTGGTCTAAAGCAGTTCATTGAGATGTTCACTCCAGGAGAAGTGCCAAATAGTTCAAAGGTTGCAGAGGGAATGATGGGACAAGGATTAAATTTTCACGAAGCGGAAGATTTCAAACAGAAGTTCCAAAATGGGGTTTCTCAGTTAACGAGTGAGAACCAGAGTCTCAAGACCCAGGTTCTTTCTCAATCTGAACGTGCTGCAAAAGCAGAAACTGAAGTTCAATCCTTAAAGAAAGCTCTAGATGAGATACAATCTGAAAAAGACGCAGTCCTTCTTCAGTACGAGCAGAGTTTGGAGAAGTTGTCTAAACTGGGGAGAGAACTAGATGATGCACAAAGGGCTATTGGAGGGCTTGATGAACGAGCAAGCAAAGCTGATATTGAAACTAAAATATTGAAGGAAGCCCTGGTGGAATTAGAAGCGGAGAGGGATGCTGGTCTTCTGCAGTACAATCGATGTTTGGAAAGGATATCTAACCTGGAGAGCAAGTTATCTTTCTCCCAATGGGATGCAAAGGGACTTAACGAGCGGGCTGTTAAAGCAGAAACTGAAGCtcaaagtctcaagcaagaacTTTCTAAACTAGAGGCTGAAAAGGAAGATTGTTTACTTCAGTACAAGCAATGTCTTGAGAAGATATCTGCTTTGGAGACGAAAATCTCTGTCTCTGAGGAAAATGTCAGAATGCTTAATGAACAAATTGAAAGAGCTCAAGGtgaagtcaaatatttgaaggaaTCCCTGGCTACACTGGAGGAAGGGAAAGAAGCTGCAGCTCTTCTATACAAGCAGTGCATGGATACAATAGCTAAAATGGAAAGCGAAATTTCTAAGGCTCAAGCAGATGCCAAACGACTAAATAGCGAAGTTTTGATAGGCTCCGCAAAATTGAAGAGTGCCGAAGAACAATGTGTACTCTTGGAGAGATCAAATCACTCTCTGCGGTTAGAGGCGGACAGTCTGCTGAAGAAGATTACAACTAAGGATCAAGAACTTTTAGAGAAGGATGACCAGATGGAGAAACTTCACATTTTGATGGAAGAGGAGCACTTACAGTTTGTGCAAGCTGAAGCGACTCTTCAAGCTCTACAGAAGTTGCATTCTCAATCCCAGGAGGAACAGAAAGCTTTAGCACTGGAGTTCAAAAATGGGCTTCAAATGTTGAAGGACTTGGAGATACGCGAACAGGGTATGAAGGATGATGTCCAACGGGCAAAGGaggaaaataagagcctaagtGAATTGAATTTTTCTTGCACTGTCTCCATAAAGAATCTGCAAGATGAAATCTTCAACATCAAAGAGATGAAAGAAAAACTTGAACAAGAGGTTGCAGTAAAATCAGACCAAAGCAATGCTCTCCAGCAGCATATTTTACATTTGGAGGAGGAAATTAAGGGATTAAATAGAAGATATCAAGCTATGGTGAAGCAGGTGGAGTCGGCTGGTTTAAATCCTGAATGCTTTGAATCATCTGTGAAAGACTTGCAAAATGAAAAATCGAAGCTGGAAGATATATGCACAAGggggaaagaagagagagaactTCTTTATGAGAAGTTGAAGGATACGGGTAAACTTTCAAAGGAGAACGATTTTATGGGGAGCTCACTGTTGGGGTTGAACGCTGAGTTGGAGGGTTTGAGAGAGAAGGTCCAAGAATTGCAAGCGTCTTGCCAGTTTCTCCAGGGAGAAAAATCCACTCTTGTGGCTGAGAAGGCTCTCCTGCTTTCACAGTTACAAGTTATCACTCAGAATATGCAGGCGCTTTTTGAGAGGAACACCTTGCTGGACAATTCCCTCTCTGTTGCAGACATTGAGCTTGAACGGTTCAGAGCACGATCAAACAGCTTAGAAGAGTTGTGCCAATCTCTCAATAATGAGAAGTCCAATCTTCTTAATGAGAGAGGCACCCTGGTATTTCAGTTGAAAGATGTTGAGGAGAGACTGCGAAACCTGGAAAAGCGCTTTACAAAATTAGAGAAGAAATATTCTAACCTGGGgaaggaggaaggctccacacTTAGTGCAGTAGAAGAACTACGGGGTTCCCTCCATGCAGAAAAACGAGAGCGTGCAAGTTATATACGGTCAAGTGAGGCCCGATTGGCGGGTTTGGAAAACAATGTCCACCTCATGCAGGAAGAAAGAAAGCTGGGAAAGaaagaatttgaagaagaactAGATAAAGCTTTAAATGCCCAGATCGAGATCTTTATCCTTCAGAAGTTTATAGAAGATCTGGAAGAGAAGAATTTGTCATTATTCATCGAGTGTCAGAGACACGTTGAGAAATCCAAGTTTTCTAGTAAGCTGATCTCAGAGTTGGAGAGTGAAAATCTCGAACTACAGGTGGAAGAACAATTCTTGGTGGAAGAAATCGACAAGTTGAGGTTGGGCGTTCGTCAAGTCCTCAGGGCTCTACAGATTGAACCAGATAGGCAGGACGATAAGACTGAACCAGGGAAAGTAAATGTGCTGCACATTTTGAATACTATCAAGGACTTGAAAACTTCTTTGTTACGGAGCAAGGATGAGGAACAGCAGTTGCTTGTTGAGAAATCAGTGCTCCTAACTGTACTTGGGCAGTTGAGATCAGAGGGTGCAGAGGTAGAGACGGAAAAACAATTCTTTGAGCAGGAGTATGAGATCGTGATAAACCATTGTTCTGCACTACAAAATGAGAAGCATGACCTTCTAGAGATGACAAGGGAGTTGAGATTGGAAGTGACGGGGAAAGAGCAAAAGGAGGAAATATTAGAGGCTGAATTGTTAACTCTTCAACCTAAGCTGACAAATTTGGAGGATGCTTATGGGGTTCTGCAGGAAGAAAATTCCAAGGTGCTTGAAGAGAAGAGATCTTTGCTTAAGGAACTTATGGCCCtcaaagaggaaaagaaaatgcTTGAAGAGGATAATAGTGCTAATTTCCACGAAGCACTAGCTTTCAGCACCCTCTCGTTGGTTTTAGAGAGCTTCACAATTGAGAAAGCTGCGGAACTAAAATCACTTGCTAAAGATCTCAACAGTCAATTTGTAATTAATAACGACCTCAAAGAGGCTGTTGGAACATTGGGGGAGAATTTAGTGATGAAAGAAGTAGAAAACCTGCATCTGAATGAGACGGTCCAATTGTTGGACAAGGAACTGTGTGAAGCCAAGGACTTAAATGGTGAACTAAGCCGTCAAGTTTTAGTTGGAAACGATTCTCTGAAACAGAAAACCTTGGAGCTCTCGGAGGCAGAAGAGAAGCTTAAAAGGACGGAAGATTTGAATGTGGAATTGTGCAGAACAGTTCAGGAACTGAAGATGgaaattgaagaatcaaatcTAGTGCGAGAAAATTGTGAGAAGGAGATTTTTGAACTATCTGAAGATAGCACAAATCAGAAAAAGGAAATCAAAAGCCTTTGTGAGGCAAATGAAATTCTGAAGAACCAAATCTTATGTAACGGAATTGAAAAAGAAGTAGAAAATCTACATCTGAATGAGACAGTTCGATTGTTGCACAAGGAACTGCATGAAGCCAAGGCCTCGAAAGATCAGCTGAACCATCAAATTTTAGCTGGAAAGGATTCTCTGAAGCAGAAAACCATGGAGCTCTCAGAAGTAGAAGAGAAGCTTAGAAAGGCTGAGAACTTGAATGTGGAATTATGCAGAACTATTCAGGAAATGAGGATGGAACATGAAGATTCAAAGCGACTGAGGGAGAATTGTGAGAAGCAGATTCTAGAACTATCCAATGATAACTCAAATCAGAAAGATGAAATCGACAGCCTTCGTGAAGCAAATGAAACCCTGGCGAATGAAGTGGGTATCTTAAGTGAAGTAATTGAAGAACATAGAACAAGAGAGGAGTATTTGAGTTCCGAGCTGCAAGAGAGAAGCAATGACTTTGAACTCTGGGAGGCTGAGGCTGCGACATTCTATTTTGATCTTCAAGTTTCTGCTCTCCGTGAAGCTTTTCTTGAAAATACGGTTCATGAGCTCACTGATGTTTGTGAGAGTCTTAAAGATGAAAGTGCTGCGAAATCTTTGGAGGTCGaacaaatgaaagaaagagTTAGCTCTTTGGAAGGTGAAGTTGGAGGACTGATCGGCCAGTTGTCTGCATACGTTCCTGCTGTAGCCTCATTGAGAGAGAATGTAGCATCTCTTCAGCACAATGCCGTACTTAGATCGAAGCTTCTTGTAGCAAGAAATCAACAAGATAAG GATGTGAAACCGCCAAATCATCCATATGAAAAGAACTGTCAAGATTCCATAGAAGATCAAAGCCCATTGGTACCCGACGGAATTTCAGAATTGGCAGAAGTGCAAACTATGATAAAAGAAGTTGAAAAGACGTTTGTGGAAGAGACGGAAAGGCTTGTGATGGAAGCCTTTGAAAAGGCAATGGTGGAAGAAATTGAAAGCCTTTCAACTCAGCAAAGTACAAAAACCAGCAACTCGTCTGTGGAGATTGAAGAGTTACAATCAAAAGGTACCTTACTTAAAGAAAAAGGCAGTAAATGTGAAGAGGTGAAACTTGGGAAGGAGTTCACTGGTGAAAATCGCAAGTTGCAGAAGACAAAATCTGCTAATGGGACTTTGATGAAAGACATTCCGCTTGATCATGTTTCTGATTTATCATCGTATGGAAGAAGCTGGAGAGGTACTGGTGGGGCTGATGATCAGATGCTTGAGTTATGGGAGACTGCCGAACAATACTGTCACCAGGATCCGGTTGCCAGTGAGAAAGAAAATCAGGCATCTGCACGCATGGAAGATGTTACCGCCAGCCATCGGTTTACAGATTCTGAGCAGATGATTCAGAATTTTTCTTCAGAAGTTGAGGCTGAGAAGGAGTGGGGAATTGAGAAGCTGGAAGCGTCCCTTCGAAGGCCACGTCACGAAGGCAAGAAGGAAAAAATCTTGGAGAGACTGGCCTCTGATGCCCAGAAGCTGACGAGTCTGCAGACAATTGCTCGGGATTTGGATAAGAAGATGGAGACAAGCAAGAAGGGCAAAAGGGCCAACGGCATTGAATATGAAACAGTCAAAAGACACTTACTTGAAGTTGAGTCTGCTGTTGTGCAGCTAGTGGAAACTAATGATCAACTGAAAAAGAAGATTGAGGAGTCTCCGTCTTTGGACGAGCAGACTTCCATAGAGTTGGAGGAGGCTGGAAATGTCCGCAGAGAGAGAGTAGTCGAAGAGGCAAGTAAAGGGTCAGAGAAGATCGGAAGGCTGCAGTTTGAGTTGCAGAACATTCACTACATTTTGCTCAAACTGGAGGATGAGAATAAAAAGAAGGGGAGGCACGGATTTTACGTGAGCAGAACAGGCGTTCTCCTGAGGGATTTTATTTACAGCGGTAGAAGCAGCGAGAGGCGCAGGAAGGGTTGTGTGTGTGGCTGCATGAGACCCTCCACCAATGGAGATTGA